Proteins encoded in a region of the Sugiyamaella lignohabitans strain CBS 10342 chromosome B, complete sequence genome:
- the CDC39 gene encoding CCR4-NOT core subunit CDC39 (Component of the CCR4-NOT1 core complex; this complex has multiple roles in regulating mRNA levels including regulation of transcription and destabilizing mRNAs by deadenylation; basal transcription factor; GO_component: GO:0030015 - CCR4-NOT core complex [Evidence IPI] [PMID 10490603]; GO_component: GO:0005737 - cytoplasm [Evidence IEA,IEA]; GO_component: GO:0005737 - cytoplasm [Evidence IDA] [PMID 11889048]; GO_component: GO:0005634 - nucleus [Evidence IEA,IEA]; GO_component: GO:0005634 - nucleus [Evidence IDA] [PMID 7926748]; GO_function: GO:0003674 - molecular_function [Evidence ND]; GO_process: GO:0000288 - nuclear-transcribed mRNA catabolic process, deadenylation-dependent decay [Evidence IDA,IGI,IMP] [PMID 11889048]; GO_process: GO:0000289 - nuclear-transcribed mRNA poly(A) tail shortening [Evidence IDA] [PMID 11889048]; GO_process: GO:0032968 - positive regulation of transcription elongation from RNA polymerase II promoter [Evidence IDA,IPI] [PMID 21406554]; GO_process: GO:0007124 - pseudohyphal growth [Evidence IMP] [PMID 9055077]; GO_process: GO:0051726 - regulation of cell cycle [Evidence IMP] [PMID 2680756]; GO_process: GO:0006357 - regulation of transcription from RNA polymerase II promoter [Evidence IPI] [PMID 10490603]; GO_process: GO:0006355 - regulation of transcription, DNA-templated [Evidence IEA]; GO_process: GO:0000749 - response to pheromone involved in conjugation with cellular fusion [Evidence IMP] [PMID 2099190]; GO_process: GO:0006368 - transcription elongation from RNA polymerase II promoter [Evidence IGI,IMP] [PMID 11404327]; GO_process: GO:0006351 - transcription, DNA-templated [Evidence IEA]), with protein MDSSLVDIVQPSIRDGHLDRAKLKSLIESKKVSTTSQSISGLLAAVAGHNEWPGLEIGQAIADADTGAVESLDWEAVFALLEQPPSAPPSSSQKNLELRISSPVSLTNVVAAIGGLSGPFTKNNEENKAVATFFGRKWSILQNQVDILVHASDQQKHLNLSVYGLRKVIEASDFAQSPPHVQSIANNLESHPLNYRHLIVLSLDAICREEDPAVASARSFLDRFAKAIPEIFFLGGITIPKPWHPLLDRVIGNFFELFFAGHASRQLVFVQLAKVDKNFFFDSLVEIFERDSGMINHILSLAQDAEILEELLYLNHYNFGLELATQADKQNLVLFDTFLKKSLEKIRAIGSNSSDPPEYPFVISLLDFLEAKATVEYTQPQVAGSPPTGLNLRSVAAALNFVSSVEIPADRIEKLKAIQIQCLQSYPKLINFGQGHDDAILAHGDINSFPPEVEREMKLYYQKMYEQKIEIRDIITMLQRLKKSDDPLDQDVFACMVHSLFDEYRFFPEYPLSALATTAVLFGSLVYFQLIEGLPLSIALRFILESLKQPTDSNMFRFGLQALFEFRQRLHEFPKYCTILLDIPGLVSQQQFYQQIKDIVDRGQNAEVASQNHQLEETELGPGDFRSVSAVVPIDNSHQEEPSEGVSDKVLFIVNNIAQNNVASKSNELASLLERRYYAWFASYIVGQRSKQEPNYHALYIDMLRHIGNRELELHCLKITYFHITQLLNSPDTISSSDKRTQLKNLGHWLGSMTLARDRPILHKNVAFKKLLIEGYDLGKLAVVLPFVCKTLERASSSTVFLPPNPWLMGLMHVLSELYQYAELKLNLKFEIEVLCNQLDLDINTVVASTIVRNRPSETELHDAQSANLAQELDSLRIQGNEHLGPVTGVANLPRPNLNLPNNGNTSNMENELSVYSSIINQLALVGNTGFVTHPTLKQIFSLAIDKSIREVLPHVVERSSTIASLAARELITKDFALEEDEQKLRIAAKNVVRVLAGSISLVTCKEPVRETLVTNLRSMMVSNGYADYTVLLEQVVLAVNDNVDIICSIVEDAAVEKSYAQIEEVLGQAYFSRKRHRESHTNQPFVDPQLNSRYPLQLPDPFRLKPGGLLPQQFAIYENFGKYRPAVEYGVDTRQAPDTRQSIQVQNQSQQTQVLLDESPYPGNASLKGQAVMAPNGTSPALFDQLIMQIQNAIDSLEKLIKESSEVSITQLTPDHRISVLISQILTVTSRSSFRDDIILKTSQMTVSTLFMLTDSQLGREVLCFLLDKLCQMSSATAKEVVLWLIYSDDERKYNVAVMVTLIKAKLITVSEIDANLAKQVLAKIPSAISFAAGLIKEVVLSNDPICLRTDFTGSLEALEVLAKEEPPNSIAVDLLNCLEEAKPKSILKEQQPAEVSEKSDEDNGKDEANKGASAISLKEQMGYIFAEWSRLAQHPSSTERSLHIFVYELSKQGILNDSELLYTLIRSAVEISVDSYKKSTGSEAFLAVDSLAKLFVTIIETSKKMEMSRRVEYAKIITSVILLNLAADHETELENFNGRPYFRLFSTLLYELTELKEDSEEFKHEVHLLIADALNSLQPLAFPGFSFAWMTLISHRFFLPKLMEIPGKKGWAYLANLLGALVKFEGCYIEGKDFPEPIAVMYKGTLRIFLVLLHDHPEFLIENHYSLCNSIPLNFVQLRNLVLSAFPENIQLPDPLTQGLKVDKLPEIKESPILAIDPELDLQKFGLKKLIGAYLKNPSQALAKALAGGFKTKASHEVGLGFNSVSTNYPALNALVLYLGVQAVRSNQETAGSGKIKAKNDKSDKLIGGDDDTAHFNRDSAHLQLLAQLMKELDTEGRYFLCEAIANQLRYPNAHTHFFSCVILSLFGNYGTQALGDDKQTVQHLITRVLLERIICNRPHPWGLMITFTELLKNSNYKFWDLPFTRITPEVSINEKEANSRKGLKNCTNMLIQIERMFASLYSHISNSNSNNSPNTTGVPIVSETIVEG; from the coding sequence ATGGACTCATCTTTGGTGGACATTGTTCAACCGAGCATCAGAGATGGCCACCTGGACAGGGCCAAGCTCAAATCCTTGATTGAATCAAAGAAAGTAAGCACTACTAGTCAGTCTATTTCAGGATTATTAGCCGCAGTGGCAGGTCACAATGAATGGCCAGGTCTAGAAATTGGCCAAGCAATTGCAGATGCCGATACTGGAGCCGTAGAATCGTTGGACTGGGAAGCAGTGTTTGCATTATTAGAGCAGCCGCCCTCTGCcccaccatcatcatcacaaaaaaatttagaACTGAGAATTTCCAGCCCTGTGTCGTTGACTAATGTTGTTGCGGCAATCGGTGGTTTATCCGGACCCTTCACAAAAAACAACGAGGAAAATAAAGCAGTAGCAACATTTTTCGGAAGGAAGTGGTCCATTTTGCAAAACCAAGTGGATATCTTGGTACATGCAAGTGATCAACAAAAGCATCTCAATTTGTCAGTATATGGCTTGAGGAAGGTCATTGAGGCCAGTGATTTTGCTCAGTCGCCGCCTCATGTCCAGTCAATTGCGAACAATTTGGAGAGTCATCCATTGAATTATAGGCATCTTATTGTTCTGTCTTTAGATGCGATTTGCAGGGAGGAAGATCCTGCTGTTGCCTCAGCTAGGTCATTTCTTGACAGGTTTGCCAAGGCTATTcctgaaatttttttcttagGTGGTATTACTATTCCGAAGCCGTGGCATCCGTTATTAGATCGTGTTATTGGAAATTTCtttgaactttttttcGCTGGCCACGCCTCCCGTCAACTTGTGTTTGTCCAGCTTGCAAAGGTTGACAAgaactttttctttgattcaTTAGTTGAAATATTCGAGCGCGACTCAGGCAtgatcaatcatattctTTCTTTAGCACAGGATGCAGAAATTTTAGAGGAGTTGCTTTATTTGAACCACTATAATTTTGGTTTAGAGCTAGCTACCCAGGCAgacaaacaaaatcttGTTCTATTTGATACATTTTTGAAGAAGTCTCTAGAAAAAATACGTGCAATAGGATCTAATTCCTCTGACCCACCTGAGTATCCATTTGTAATTTCTCTATTAGACTTTCTGGAAGCTAAGGCTACTGTTGAATATACTCAGCCTCAAGTAGCAGGGAGTCCACCTACAGGTCTCAATTTGAGAtcagtggctgctgccttAAACTTTGTTTCAAGCGTAGAGATTCCTGCAGACAGAATAGAGAAATTGAAGGCTATTCAAATCCAATGCCTGCAGTCATATCCCAAGCTTATTAATTTTGGCCAGGGTCACGATGACGCTATTCTGGCACATGGTGATATTAATTCATTCCCACCGGAAGTTGAAAGAGAAATGAAGCTctattatcaaaaaatgTATGAACAAAAGATCGAGATTCGTGATATTATTACCATGCTTCAAAGACTGAAGAAGTCAGACGACCCATTGGACCAAGATGTTTTTGCTTGCATGGTCCATTCATTATTTGATGAATATCGTTTTTTCCCGGAATATCCGTTGAGCGCTTTGGCTACCACTGCAGTTTTATTTGGCTCACTTGTATACTTTCAACTAATTGAGGGCCTTCCCTTGTCTATTGCATTGAGATTTATTTTGGAATCTCTCAAGCAGCCTACGGACTCCAACATGTTTAGGTTTGGATTACAAGCGTTGTTTGAGTTTAGACAAAGACTACATGAATTTCCCAAATATTGCACGATTTTACTTGATATCCCTGGTTTAGtttctcagcagcaatttTATCAGCAGATCAAAGATATAGTTGATAGGGGTCAGAATGCAGAGGTCGCTAGCCAGAATCATCAATTAGAAGAAACTGAGCTTGGACCTGGTGACTTTAGATCTGTGAGTGCAGTAGTTCCCATTGACAACTCGCACCAAGAAGAACCCTCTGAGGGAGTAAGCGATAAAGTACTCTTCATTGTGAATAATATTGCTCAGAACAATGTGGCTTCCAAATCAAACGAACTCGCTAGTCTCTTGGAACGCCGGTATTATGCTTGGTTTGCGTCTTACATAGTCGGACAGCGATCGAAGCAAGAGCCTAATTACCATGCCTTATACATAGATATGCTGCGTCATATCGGCAACAGGGAGTTAGAGTTGCACTGTCTGAAGATAACATACTTTCATATCACCCAGCTACTCAATTCTCCCGATACTATTTCATCATCGGACAAGCGTACTCAACTCAAAAACCTTGGTCACTGGTTGGGTAGTATGACGTTAGCCCGGGATCGTCCTATTCTCCATAAAAATGTTGCGTTCAAGAAGCTTTTGATTGAAGGATATGATTTGGGAAAACTAGCTGTTGTCTTGCCATTCGTATGCAAAACATTGGAGcgagcttcttcttcgacgGTATTTCTACCTCCAAATCCTTGGCTAATGGGGCTAATGCACGTTCTTTCGGAGCTCTATCAATATGCTGAATTAAAGCTGAACTTGAAGTTTGAGATTGAAGTTCTCTGCAATCAACTGGATCTGGACATTAatactgttgttgcttCCACCATCGTTCGCAACAGGCCTAGCGAGACCGAACTCCATGATGCTCAAAGTGCGAACTTGGCTCAAGAATTGGACAGCTTACGAATTCAGGGAAATGAGCATTTGGGTCCTGTTACTGGGGTTGCTAACTTACCAAGACCGAATCTCAATCTCCCGAATAATGGAAATACTAGTAATATGGAGAACGAACTCTCTGTTTATTCTTCTATTATTAATCAGCTTGCGCTTGTTGGTAACACAGGATTCGTTACTCATCCAACATTGAAACAGATATTTTCGCTTGCGATTGACAAGTCTATTAGGGAAGTTCTTCCACACGTTGTCGAAAGGTCGTCCACGATTGCTTCTTTGGCGGCCCGTGAGTTGATCACGAAAGATTTTGCtttagaagaagatgagCAAAAGCTTCGTATTGCCGCGAAGAACGTTGTTCGCGTTTTAGCTGGGAGCATATCTTTGGTTACCTGTAAGGAACCTGTTCGTGAAACACTTGTAACAAATCTCCGCAGCATGATGGTCTCCAATGGTTATGCTGATTACACTGTTTTGTTAGAACAGGTTGTTTTGGCAGTAAATGACAATGTCGACATAATCTGTTCTATTGTTGAGGATGCTGCTGTGGAGAAATCGTATGCTCAGATTGAAGAGGTATTGGGTCAGGCCTATTTCAGTCGAAAACGCCATCGTGAGTCACATACCAATCAACCTTTTGTTGACCCTCAACTTAATTCAAGATATCCATTACAGTTGCCTGATCCCTTCCGCCTTAAACCTGGTGGGCTCCTTCCCCAACAGTTCGCTATATATGAAAACTTTGGAAAATACAGACCTGCTGTTGAGTATGGTGTTGATACACGGCAAGCCCCTGACACAAGACAGTCAATACAGGTTCAAAACCAAagtcaacaaactcaagtTTTGCTTGACGAGTCTCCATATCCTGGAAATGCCTCTTTAAAGGGACAGGCTGTTATGGCCCCCAATGGaacttcaccagctttGTTTGACCAATTGATTATGCAAATTCAGAATGCAATTGATTCTTTAGAAAAGCTTATCAAGGAATCCAGTGAAGTTTCAATCACTCAATTGACACCTGATCATAGAATTTCAGTTCTGATATCCCAAATCCTCACAGTCACCAGTCGCAGCTCGTTTAGagatgatattattttgaaaacatCTCAAATGACTGTCAGTACGTTATTTATGTTAACAGATTCCCAATTGGGAAGAGAGGTTTTATGCTTCTTACTTGACAAGCTTTGTCAAATGTCATCAGCTACTGCGAAGGAAGTTGTTCTCTGGCTTATTTATTCAGATGACGAAAGAAAGTATAACGTTGCTGTGATGGTTACGTTAATCAAGGCTAAGCTTATCACTGTAAGTGAAATCGATGCGAATCTCGCCAAACAAGTCTTGGCGAAAATCCCATCGGCTATATCTTTTGCCGCTGGCTTGATCAAAGAAGTTGTACTATCTAATGATCCAATATGCTTGAGAACCGATTTTACTGGAAGTCTGGAAGCATTAGAGGTACTAGCGAAGGAAGAACCACCAAACAGTATTGCCGTGGATTTGTTGAACTGTTTAGAGGAAGCAAAGCCTAAAAGCATCTTGAAAGAACAACAGCCAGCCGAAGTCTCAGAAAAATCTGACGAGGATAATGGCAAAGATGAAGCAAATAAGGGTGCTAGCGCTATATCGCTCAAGGAGCAGATGGGATACATTTTTGCTGAATGGTCGAGATTGGCCCAACACCCCAGTAGCACTGAGAGATCTCTTCATATTTTTGTCTACGAGCTATCGAAACAGGGAATTTTGAACGATAGCGAGTTGCTGTACACATTGATTAGATCTGCTGTTGAAATTTCTGTTGATAGCTATAAAAAGTCTACTGGTTCTGAAGCGTTTTTGGCCGTGGACTCTCTAGCAAAACTTTTCGTGACAATTATAGAGACGAGTAAGAAGATGGAGATGAGTCGTAGAGTAGAATATGCTAAGATTATCACATCAGTTATTCTTCTCAATCTTGCTGCTGATCATGAAACTGAATTGGAAAATTTTAATGGGAGACCATATTTCAGATTATTTTCGACCCTACTTTATGAACTAACTGAACTAAAAGAGGATTCGGAGGAGTTTAAGCATGAAGTCCACCTGCTGATTGCGGATGCACTTAATAGCTTACAGCCATTAGCATTTCCAGGATTCAGCTTTGCATGGATGACTCTCATATCACACCGATTCTTTTTGCCAAAGTTGATGGAGATTCCTGGTAAAAAAGGGTGGGCGTACCTTGCAAATCTTTTAGGAGCTCTTGTTAAATTTGAAGGCTGTTATATTGAGGGAAAAGATTTTCCAGAGCCTATTGCTGTCATGTACAAGGGCACACTTAGAATATtcctggttcttcttcatgaTCACCCGGAATTCTTGATTGAAAACCACTACAGCTTGTGTAACAGTATTCCCCTGAACTTTGTGCAGTTGAGGAATTTGGTACTCTCTGCATTTCCAGAAAATATTCAGCTACCAGATCCTCTAACTCAAGGGTTAAAGGTTGATAAGCTACCAGAGATAAAGGAGTCCCCTATACTTGCCATTGACCCAGAATTAGATTTACAGAAGTTTGGTCTCAAAAAGCTTATTGGTGCTTATTTAAAAAACCCATCTCAAGCATTAGCAAAGGCCCTTGCAGGAGGCTTCAAGACTAAGGCGAGCCATGAGGTTGGACTAGGGTTCAATTCAGTTTCTACGAACTACCCTGCTTTGAATGCCTTGGTTTTATATCTAGGAGTTCAAGCTGTTCGGAGCAACCAAGAAACAGCTGGCTCGGGAAAG